TTTGAACAGCAAACAGTTGATtgtgagcggcacggtggcacagtggtagggtaaggagacctgggtgtttgcttcctgggtcctccccgcgtggagtttccatgttctccccgtgtctgctccagtttcctcccacagtccaaagacatgcattggcgatcctaaaattgtccctagtgtgtgcttggtgtgtgtgtgtgccctgcggtaggctggcaccctgcccaaggttttgtttcctgccttgcaacctctgttggctgggattggctccagcagacccccatgaccctctgttaggatatagcaggttggatgatgactgactgacagttgattatagaatcatttaatatgcCGATAATGCCAAGGTCACAGTAAGCCCCAATTACAAGCCCACATGCGACACCCTGATGTATACCGTACCTCGTCCAGGCCAGTTGAGGGTGTAATTCAGGACGCTGATGCCTTGAGCTATTGTCCGGTTCAGGACTGTCATTACTGGATTACCTGCCAGAGTGAAATCTGACTGTATGCTCTGCAGTTcactaaacacaaacaaaagacattttaatattacgaaaagagaaaaatcagtaCAAGCAAGACAGGtcggggagcctgcactggtacagcacgttgccgcacccaccacacaacgaaacagctcaggatcctggttggcaaaggcagacacgtggtccagtcccaccttctggaaatgaccctctatctggtgttacgtgggcatcaccttggcctggtcctcaacaatgagggtcctgcgagtcggatcaccctcgggtaatcgcgccacatggccatagtgccgtaactgacgctccctcacagtgcaggtcatgtgcctcatttgggactccgagagcaacaaagtcaaactagtgccccccccaaggaccctctgaagagacacacatacagtgcatccagaaagtattcccagcgcttcatcactttttccacattttgttatgttacagccttattccaaaatggattaaattcatttttttcctcagaattctacacacaacaccccataatgacaacgtgaaaaaagtttacttgagatttttgcaaatttattaaaaataaaagaattgagaaagcaaatgtccataagtattcacagcctttgccatgaagctccaaattgagctcaggtccatcctgtttccgctgatcatccttgagatgtttctgcagcttcattggagtccacctgtggtgaattcagttgactggaccggatttggaaaggcacacacctgtctatagaaggtcacacagttgacagttcatgtcagagcacaaaccaagtatgaagtcaaaggaattgtctgtagacctccgagacaggattgtctcaaggcacaaatctggggaacgttacagaaaaatttctgctgctttgaaggtcccactgagcacagtggcctccatcatccgtaagtggaagaagttcaaaaccaccaggactcttcctagagctggccggccatctaaactgagcgatcgggggagaagggccttagtcagggaggtgaccaagaatccgatggtcactctgtcagagctccagtggtcctctgtggagagaggagaaccttccagaaggataaccatctctgcagcaatccaccaatcaggcctgtatggtagagtggccagacggaagccactccttagtaaaaggcacatggcagctcgcctggagtttgacaaaacgcacctgaaggactctcagaccatgagaaagaaaattctgtggtctgatgagacaaagattgaactctttgatgtgaatgccaggcgtcacgtttagaggaaaccaggcaccgctcatcaccaggccaataccatccctacagtgaagcatggtggtggcagcatcatgctgtggggaactgggagactagtcaggataaagggaaagatgactgcagcaatgtacagagacatcctggatgaaaacctgctccagagcgctcttgacctcagactggggcgacggttcatctttcagcaggacaacgaccctaagcacacagccaagatatcaaaggagtggcttcaggacaactctgtgaatgtccttgagtggcccagccagagcccagacttgaatccgattgaacatctctggagagatcttaaaatggctgtgcaccgacgcttcccatccaacctgatggagcttgagaggtgctgcaaagaggaatgggccaaactggccaaggataggtgtgccaagcttgtggcatcatattcaacaagacttgaggctggaattgctgccaaaggggcatcggcaaagtattgagcaaaggctgtgaatacttatggacatgggatttctcagttttttatttgtaataaatttgcaaaaacctcaagtaaactttgttcacgttgtcattatggggtgttgtgtgcagaattctgaggaaaaaaataaatttaatccatttaggaataaggctgtaacataacaaaatgtggaaaaagtgatgcgctgggaatactttctggatgcactgtagaggagtccagtcactggacagcgtccatgtctcacaaacagggagcaccaggactctaaagacttggaccttcgtctttttgttgatatcaggagcgccacacacccctttccagtgacctcatgaccccccatgctctcccaatccgtctactgactttatatgaagagtcaccagagtcatgaatgtcattgccgaggtaagtaaacctctcgacgaggtcgacactctctccacagacagacacactgctgatggccgtgcccaagaggtcactaaaggcctggctctttgggtttttatcaggaccctcacaaacccagaccctcagacccctcactcagtctctcaagagcccccatCAGAGCATCCAtggactccacgaagatcacagcatcgtcagcaaagtcaagatcagtgactctttcttcaccaacagataccccacagctgctggaccccatgaccccaCCAACCAACCAACCTAACCAAGGCCAGGAGTCAATTTTGCCAGAAGAATTTGTTGTATCTGAAACGTAACTCCTAAACTAATAAACACACCCGGAGAGAGAATACTAGCGACCCATAGGACAGATCTTCACTTTCGGCTTATGTTTCCTGTCCCGGTCTTCTCAGTCAGCCTTTCAGAGGGAGATGCGTAACATCAACTTGAATTGGTGTGGCAGCTGGTTTGGGAGAACCTGAAGAAAGTGGGAATCTGCCAAGCGCTGGACTTCAAGTGTAAACCTGCTCAAGAGTGTAGAGCAGAATAAGAAAAAGTAGAAGAAGCTGTGCAGTACCACGTGACACATCTGTACGACGGGTCCATCCCACAACCTCATTGGGCTGTAAATGGTACAAGGAAAAGGGAGAGGGTCCTGCATCACATTTCAAAATCCTTCCGCTCATTCCTGTCTCTCGTTTCAAAGCAGCCCTTACTAAAAAACTTCCAGTTCCCCCTCCTCTGCTTTCTCTGGAGGACAAGATCTTGTGGTCTCTCGTCATATtgcagggacgtgcggtcaggggaggcagatgaaaaaagtaaaacaactagtaatgataacataaaatgaatgtgtccgctggtctgtgctatacagttgttttctgtatgattccaataatttggatcatttttatagtgaaaatcgctgaatttgcgcatttgCTGTTCAAATATAAGAGGGAAACgtgaggtgcggcagcgacgagcctcacctcccctcggactgcgcCCTCCTCACACACGGGGCTGATTGGCGCGTGtctgtcgctgtctctctgtatgtcgccaatctaatgtttgcagacacctTTATTACGCACCCTGagtttccacagtctggctaacatCTTTAATGAAGGTGTGTGACATGTTTAGTCTCGCTGATctgacataaaaccgcagtgaaaagacaCAAGATGAGTGAGGCAGAGAGTACTGTGGtgtcctgaagggggcgcatgtgagcccaacaggtgcgtgctgacatcagaaagtcaagggcactgcagcgggccgtttagttttattgtttgttcCGACTGGCTGTcagaatggaagattaagattttttaaaactaaaggaaaataaggaggacctttacaagaaagtgacggaggtttttgtggagaaggacaggcgcacagacttcatttacaaataaaggtaagaccatcaatggttttcaattttataaaaatgggatcagactaagaaaaaaggCTAgaaatctgcactggcaatcagaaggttgtcgcttcgaatcccgtaaatgccaatagggactctcctctgttgggcccttgagcgaggaaggcccttaacctgcaattactgagcgctttgagtagttgTATCTTTATCATCCAGATATGCGCCTtacctgtctatgtgtgtgtaaagagcgctgatgagatatgaaacatcacCAGTAGTCACTGTGCAGGCTGACAAGTGAATAGCGAATGagcgactctttggggttcatagatttgtaaatctcactctacaggagtccgtgcctcaccagcTATGACCCTCACCGCACGTCTCTGCTCGAGTGGATTATTTGTTCCACTGGTGAGACTCTGGTCCTGAGGCCTATTCTTGGGTGAGGTTTGAGTTGGTCCGTGCCCTTCAGGTACTTGACATTTCTAGACCCTTTAAACCTGAAGGTCGATGAAGATCCCATCTCCAGAAATACAATAACTAATGCAAGCAACACTCGGgctcccgtgtgtgtgtgtatgtgggtctGCGTGTGTGTGCTTACTTCTAGAGCTTTAGATTCTCTACTTTCTGAATCTTGGTGGGTGCCACCGGGGCACTCTAACCCGAcagagacaggcagagacacagatGTTGCATGGCACACGTTTTTATTTTGCGCTTTTCTCTCGCTCCCCACAGCGACACAGTCTCAAGCACCAaacacatttcttcttcttctctctttcgtttcctttctctctttcctactcctcctccagcaaacttcgccctcttccacccaactctggctctttgagtggagtgaggcggcttctTTTCTGTTGCTCCTGGGgggctccaggtggctcattaccTTTACCTGGAATccctcccaggtgtgatggaagttcaagttaaggctctgcagctccccttggcggcccccacagaacccagcagggctgcactggtccttccatccaggtgGCATCCTGGCCTGGTAATGGCCATGGCTGCCCGTCACATTGGCTCAGTCATCTAACTGGGATTCTTCGATTTGCATTTAGGAAATGGTAGGACAGTTCTCTGGTTTCGACTTTGGCTTCAGGTCACATTTCCCACTCtcaaggctggattaagaccattagaggccctaagcacttaaaagattttggtgtccCCCCCCCCATATctatttaattcaaaataaaaacaataagaaacGGTAAGAAAGTGAAAAAACACTGAGTAAGATGGAGGGATGGGGAGCTCCTTTTATCTGGAGTTAAAGTTTGGTCAATCTGGCAATGGGAAATTTCTGTGGTGCCCTAAGCTTGTGTTTATTTAGCTTAGCGGTTAATCCTGCCCCACctaatccccccccccaccccctccccgCCCCAACTATCCCCCTTAGGTCAGGGTGTGACTCTTTGCACCCGTCCAGCCAGGTCATTTGCTCACGCAGTCCACTTACCCCTCGGCATTTTGTAAGAATTGCATGACGTCCTGAAGTTTCTGCTTCTGGGGTCCCAGTCGAAATAACTGAGGCACTTCGTACAGCAGGCTCCAGAGTGACGTCTCATTTTGGATGGTTTTGATTTTCCCCACAATGCTACTTATGGCTGGTAACAAGCTGGTAGGACTCAGGCCTATGGTCTGGTGAGGATCAGAAAGTAAATGAAAAGGGTGGCGGATCAAAGGCAAGAtagaaggttttatttttttgaatgatACAAACTGAACCCGCACTCACCTGGTTCAGAGCTGCAACAAGAGCTGGAAGCGTCCCATCAAATTGACAGAAGTTCACATAAGTGCTGGCCAGGGGGCTCAGACTGTTGTTACTGGATGCTTTGATATACGGGACAGTCAGATTGCACACAGCGGACTTTAGGAAATCCACCAAAGTCAAATATCCAGACGTTGTTTGCTGCTTTAAAAGATTCAGTCAAGAGAAGATTAAAATTGTGACagataagtcaagtcaagttgagctTATCATCCTGGTCATGTCAGGTAAGTATCATGAGGGTCTAACTTGGGGGGCTTGTGTCAGGAACACCAAGAAGAACAGAAGGGAGAAACGAGCACactctgtatatatacatatacacatatatatattcatggcattcgtagtctgtgtcacaatctgattgtatgggtggtactacatgctgtcaaataaaagaaccacacgccgtggcgcaacattaggggcatcgcctctggcgctgatgtctgaggttcgattcccgagaaggagtgcagtgagtgtgtacgcctgatgagcccagaatgagggcgaaacacgtgtcgtgtactctttgcattatttgacagtaaactatttcaacattttatatatatatatatatatatatatatatatacacacatacatacatacatacatatacacatatatatatatatatatattgttgaaatagtttactgtcattctatgatctgctcctcacaaactgagggcaccgtggcggatgttagcagattgctggccaaccacaagcgttacctggtaggtaaccacccatacaatcagattgtgacacagactacgaatgccgtgaatataaattatatatatatatatatatatatatatatatacacacacacacacacacacacacatatatataaaacactacaTCTCCATTTCTGCAGTGGGAAAGGCGGAAGTCTTGTGTGATACCAGCTGTCACCtcactcttcctcttcctcttcctgcaCAGACCAACATAGGAAATAACCGCCAGACCACCAACAGCAGTCAAGAGGGGCGCTCCTCTTATAACGAGATCTGCGTTCTTAGACAGGCCTGTGGGGGCTCCAATTGTTTTGATGACTTTCTCCGCTTAATTTACAtcagagtacaatgaaatgctcactcggacaattaaCAAAAATACCAACCAAAGACACACATCCAAAACAATAGAATGCAACTTGTACACTGTATACTATACTGGGGGTGTCTCATGGGTACTGGGATTTCGTAGAGAGAGAGTGAAGCCCCATCATTAACATGGTTTATGGCAATGTCTATGCCGGGGGTcccccaactccaatcctggagggtcccagtggctgtagattttcattctaacccttttcttaatcagtgacctgtttttgctgctaattaactccttttccattcattttattggacttgctcttgaaggctcagaccccttaattgtttctttaactagcagccaaacaataatgagatacaaactgTGTcgatcacacaatatctgaaaataaagaaagatgaaggtctcaggaatgttgatctgctcaggtccccagtgctcttagaaaagagaaaatcagcaatttcagaaatgtctgctgtggcacaaCGAGAGCAGCGTCAAGCCACGGAATtcaagaacgagtttaattaacgacaagactcggctcctgattaagcaactggttggaatgaaattggttggagtttgaggccctgacttagctggtcttcttttggctcactcacttcacatttcatttctttttgggtgCCATTTGAGGAAACAGGAATGAAgcgattcagaggaacgatgaagaaattcaaggggACAAATCTTAAAAGAACAAGTTCATtagaatgaaaggaaaaggagttaattagcagcaaaaactggtcactcattaagaaaagggttagaatgaagacctgcagccaGTGGGgtcctccaggatcagagttggggacccctggtctatgcAGATGTGGCCATTGAGATCATCACCAATTCTGTCATACAGATTCCTTCAATGACAATTCATGTGAAAGGTGGAAATAAAATCAGCCTCCTTACCTGCTCCAGAGTAATCGATACATTGGTAAGGACGCCAATAACTGATGTTAATGTGTTAAAATCTGaatgtgaaaaagaagaagagcaaaGTCAGTTTCGATCTGCATTTGGGTTACTTCATTTTGCCACGTCCCATAAAAAGACTCCTAAATGTTCTCTTTCTAGGTTAGCAATAGCTATAAAGACTGGGGGCGgttccttgggggggggggggggggcgtgagGTAtcggtggccccgcctcttaggggGTTCACCAATAAAGTGCAAGGACCATAGGACAACAAAAATATGCAGCTAGAAATGTAATaatcaagaaataaaataaaattgacataGAATACATAAAGAGACAAAAAGTAAATAACgacattaacataaaacaatagAATTCACACaatcaaagataaacaaaaaaaaaaatacataaaaaaaggaatttggCTTCAGCATAACAGATGCCAGCTCTCGACAGAACTTCAGCTTTTCTTCCATTTGTATTTAATCAACACACGCTGGTTAATTTAAATTCACCGGACTACCTGAAGGGAAACTCACGCCGACACAGCAAGAGCGTGCAGGCGCCACACAGACAACAGCTGTTTGACAGAATTTATGCAAATTCgcttgacaataaaaaaaaaataaaattcctttaGTGGTGCATTGTGGGAAAAATGTGCGGCTGTTGCATCTGTTAACGCTGACACGGAAATGCAACTAAAATTAATAGTTTCAGTCACCTCTCTTGCTGTGtggatgttttgtcattttcactcatccattacCCAGCATGCAAAATGGTCAGTCAGCTGTAAACCTCATTCACGTGGCTCACGTGGCAAGAAAACTGCTACCACGCTGCATTTGCTGGTGTATTAGGTCAAGCAACAGAACAGGCTGAGAAAACCTATTTTTAGacacttattttgtatttttattattttttaactcttctttttgcctatttttaagTTTATCTTGCTTACACATCCCAACACGGCTAATCAGGATTGAGCTGATGAACACTTCAATGTAAATTTAGTGACTAGTTCTGCTACCTCTCTAAgatggttgaaatctaagtaatcaatgtagaccttgaCACAGTCAAcgttaacatttgtagtgcaccatatattatatgataataaaatgcattgcatttttcattccaacagatgacgcatctcaaacatttgtaataataaaatgcattgcatgtttcatttcaaTAGACTGCGCATAACAAAAattatcactgcttttataaatcccttaccaagtggcatataacagaagcaaatgcattacatttctaattccaacagatggtgcatcacaagcatttgtagtaataaaatgcattgaatgtttcattccagcagatggtgcatcacaaatattagcactgcttttaccaTTTCCCTACGAagtggcatatagcagagacaaatgcattgcatttctcattccaacagatggtgcatcacaaatattagcactgcttttataattTCCCTACAAagtggcatatagcagagacaaatgcattgcatttctcattccaacagatggtgcatcacaaatattaacactgctcttATTTCCCCTACGGAGTGGTATatcagagacaaatgcattgcatttctcattccaacagatggtgcatcacaaatactaGCACTGCTCTTATAATTCCCGTACGAAGTGGCATATATCACagacaaatgtattgcatttctctttccaacagatggtgcatcacaaatattagcactgctctTATAATTCCCCTACGAAGTGGCATATatcagagacaaatgcattgcatttctcattccaacagatggtgcatcacaaatattagcactgctctTATAATTCCCCTACGAAGTGGCATATatcagagacaaatgcattgcatgtctcattccaacagatggtgcatcacaaatattagcactgctctTATAATTCCCCTACGAAGTGGCATATatcagagacaaatgcattgcatttctcgttccaacagatggtgcatcacaaatattagcactgctctTATAATTCCCCTACGAAGTGGCATATatcagagacaaatgcattgcatttctcattccaacagatggtgcatcacaaatattagcactgctcaTATAATTCCCCTACGAAGTGGCATATATCATAgacaaatacattgcatttttcattccaccaGAGGGTGTATTACAAACACTggcactgcttttaagaatctcataccaaatggcatgtaacagagacataacaactagATAGACAGACCCATACAGACACAGAGGGCAAAAGAGGGTTTGAAGATGACGATGATGAAGCAGAAGTTAGAAGCAGAAGATCAGAATAAAAAACACCAAATCCAGAAACGTAATGCATGTATTAAACACGTATCTGGTGTGTTTTTAGGGTTACACTTAGGGTTAGGGTAAAGAttgcccccacccccccattcaGAAATAAGGCTGAaagctttggggggggggggacacctTACTCTGATCATCACTAAACCAAGCTGTGCAAAGCTTCAAAAGATGAACACAACAGCTTACTGATTGCCCACCCAATTGTTGGATAATCTGCTCAGcgatcagacaaaaacaaatcatttaccTGAAGTATTCCAAGCAGATTGGATGTTGCCGAGCTGTGATAGCAGTTGGTTTGAGCCGCCCTGCATGAAAACCCTTGACAAAATGTCCAGACCACCGACTTGAGAGCCATCTGGAGAAGTTGTCGCGGACCTGCAAAACATCCCATAATCGTTCATCATCAGTCACTTGGGATGTCTCTTCATCTACCTCAAGCCATCCATGTTTGCTCTCCATGCTGGTTAGAAATTACTTTGGATTTCAAATAAGCCCACCTGAAACATCTGACCACCTCACGGTTTACTGAACCTGCCCCTTTAACGCTTTGACTgtctggggtgttgagtgttggattgatgaaggggggggggggggagaatttCAATGATTTTAACAGAAGGCTGCgccataacaaaatgaaaaacatgaaggGGTCAGAAGACGTTGAGAAGACCCTGTACACTCCTGTCATGTACTGTTACTACTATTACTGCATAcgccaaaaaaaaagaagaatcaccACCATTTTACAAAACGATCTCAAGATCACTTAATCCTGTTCACAGTTGGGGGGTCCAGcaccatcaggcacaaggcaggaaccaacccagttCATTAGAAAGCCCACCAACTCACACATCCCCACCCAACCCCAACCTGGTCCTCATTTCATTATAAAGCCCACTGactcacacacccccccccccaccaaacccCAACCCGGACCCCTGCAGGGCAAGTTTAGAATCAACAGTTCACTTAAACTGCACAACTTTGGGTTAggcttaggtttaggtttagggttagggttagggtttaaacacacacacacacacacgggaagaacatgcaaagtccacccTGCCAATGGCTGGGGGGCAACCACTGGAACAGCAGCTCCTTAGTTACCGTAtctactcatgtttaagttctcctgcggataagtcggggcttgattttaccgtataatttccggtattttataatgtcggtcatataagtcgaatgtggtaAACTCGCACTATTgtattacgatatgctaatgcccacctgagagag
This region of Erpetoichthys calabaricus chromosome 8, fErpCal1.3, whole genome shotgun sequence genomic DNA includes:
- the LOC127529028 gene encoding ATP-binding cassette sub-family A member 13-like encodes the protein MASFLRQLRLLLWKNFVGVLRQPVWSLAVILWPLIIFLILAITRTKFQPVKINSCFVAPRNLPSAGFLPFLQTLLCSNDSSCRSYSYITPNKSFETRSLNLNDEYSSRSATTSPDGSQVGGLDILSRVFMQGGSNQLLSQLGNIQSAWNTSDFNTLTSVIGVLTNVSITLEQQTTSGYLTLVDFLKSAVCNLTVPYIKASSNNSLSPLASTYVNFCQFDGTLPALVAALNQA